The proteins below are encoded in one region of Geobacter sp.:
- the dapB gene encoding 4-hydroxy-tetrahydrodipicolinate reductase produces the protein MVKIAVCGAAGRMGQRIIVAATEAGCTVSGALERPGHPQVGQDAGLIAGCGALGVAISDDLNAVVAGCDVLIDFTTPKVSLKNLEVCGLKKKSIVIGSTGFTPEERLLAAELAKDIPAVLAPNMSVGVNVCFKVLKDVAKTLGDDFDVEIVELHHNKKKDSPSGTAVRMGEVVAEALGRDYNKVANYHREGICGERTKEEIGMQTVRGGDIVGEHTVYFIGQGERIEISHRAMTRDMFSRGSVRAAQWVVGKEPGLYDMQDVLGLK, from the coding sequence ATGGTTAAGATAGCCGTCTGCGGCGCTGCCGGCCGCATGGGTCAACGCATCATCGTCGCCGCCACCGAGGCGGGCTGCACCGTTTCCGGCGCCTTGGAGCGTCCGGGTCATCCCCAGGTCGGCCAGGACGCCGGGCTGATCGCCGGCTGCGGCGCCCTGGGCGTCGCCATCAGCGACGACCTCAACGCCGTGGTCGCCGGCTGCGACGTGCTCATCGACTTCACCACCCCCAAGGTCTCGCTGAAGAACCTTGAGGTCTGCGGCCTGAAGAAGAAGTCGATCGTCATCGGCTCCACTGGCTTCACCCCGGAGGAGCGTCTTCTCGCCGCCGAGCTGGCAAAGGATATCCCGGCTGTGCTCGCCCCCAACATGAGCGTCGGGGTCAACGTCTGCTTCAAGGTCTTAAAGGATGTGGCGAAGACCCTGGGTGACGACTTCGACGTGGAGATCGTCGAGCTGCACCACAACAAGAAAAAAGACTCACCGTCAGGAACTGCCGTGCGCATGGGTGAGGTCGTGGCCGAGGCGCTGGGGCGGGACTACAACAAGGTGGCCAACTACCACCGCGAGGGGATCTGCGGCGAGCGGACCAAGGAAGAGATCGGCATGCAGACCGTGCGCGGTGGCGACATCGTCGGCGAGCACACGGTCTACTTCATCGGCCAGGGGGAGCGGATCGAGATCTCCCACCGGGCCATGACCCGCGACATGTTCTCCCGCGGGAGCGTACGGGCGGCCCAGTGGGTGGTGGGGAAAGAGCCGGGGCTGTACGACATGCAGGACGTGCTTGGCCTAAAATAG
- a CDS encoding LL-diaminopimelate aminotransferase: MAKINDNYLKLKAGYLFPEIGRRVREFAAANPDAKVIRLGIGDVTRPLAPAVLKAFHQAVDDLATTDQFAGYGPEQGYDWLINAIIEKSYKPLGVSLKTEEMFISDGSKCDCANILDIFALDNVVAIGDPVYPVYNDTNVMIGRTGEADDKGYYKGIVYMPCNEANNFIPSLPTEKVDIIYLCFPNNPTGTVATKAELKKWVDYANANDAVIFFDAAYEAFITNPDIPHSIYEVEGAKKCAIEFRSFSKTAGFTGVRCGLVVVPEEVMGTTSTGEKYSFNKLWLRRTTTKFNGASYPVQRAAAAVYSDEGWAQTKEIIDYYMENARIIREGLKAAGVTCYGGVDAPYIWLKTPGGMSSWDFFDKLLNECNVVGTPGSGFGPSGEGFFRLSAFGHRENVIEAVERIKRNLK; encoded by the coding sequence ATGGCAAAGATCAATGACAACTACCTCAAACTGAAGGCCGGCTACCTCTTCCCCGAGATCGGCCGCCGCGTGCGGGAGTTCGCCGCTGCCAACCCGGATGCCAAGGTGATCCGCCTCGGCATCGGCGACGTCACCCGCCCGCTCGCCCCGGCAGTGCTCAAGGCGTTCCACCAGGCAGTGGACGACCTGGCCACCACTGACCAGTTCGCCGGCTACGGCCCGGAGCAGGGGTATGACTGGCTGATCAACGCCATCATCGAGAAGTCCTACAAGCCGCTCGGTGTCAGCTTAAAGACCGAGGAGATGTTCATCTCCGACGGCTCCAAGTGCGACTGCGCCAACATCCTCGACATCTTCGCGCTGGACAATGTCGTTGCCATCGGCGACCCGGTCTACCCGGTCTATAACGACACCAACGTCATGATCGGTCGGACCGGCGAGGCCGACGACAAGGGGTACTACAAGGGTATCGTCTACATGCCCTGCAACGAGGCGAACAACTTCATCCCCTCGCTCCCCACGGAGAAGGTGGACATCATCTACCTCTGCTTCCCCAACAACCCGACCGGCACCGTCGCCACCAAGGCCGAGCTGAAGAAGTGGGTCGACTACGCCAATGCCAACGACGCCGTCATCTTCTTCGACGCCGCCTATGAAGCGTTCATCACCAACCCGGATATCCCGCACTCCATCTACGAGGTTGAAGGGGCGAAGAAGTGCGCCATCGAGTTCCGCTCCTTCAGTAAGACCGCCGGCTTCACCGGCGTGCGCTGCGGTCTGGTCGTGGTGCCGGAAGAGGTGATGGGTACGACCTCCACGGGCGAGAAATACAGCTTCAACAAGCTCTGGCTCCGCCGCACCACCACCAAGTTCAACGGCGCCTCCTACCCGGTCCAGCGTGCTGCCGCCGCCGTCTACAGCGACGAGGGGTGGGCTCAGACCAAAGAGATCATCGACTACTACATGGAGAACGCCCGCATCATCCGCGAGGGCCTGAAAGCCGCCGGGGTCACCTGCTACGGCGGGGTGGACGCCCCCTACATCTGGCTCAAGACGCCCGGCGGCATGAGCTCCTGGGACTTCTTCGACAAGCTGCTGAACGAGTGCAATGTGGTCGGCACCCCCGGCTCCGGCTTCGGCCCCAGCGGCGAAGGGTTCTTCAGGCTCTCGGCCTTCGGCCATCGCGAGAATGTGATCGAGGCGGTGGAGCGCATAAAAAGGAATTTAAAGTAG
- a CDS encoding type II toxin-antitoxin system prevent-host-death family antitoxin, whose translation MKANKKYRAPLDREWQLQEAKNRLSQVVDQALREGPQTITLRGKPAAVVVSFEEFRAMTAPRTGLTQFFRQSPLGDVELNLSRSSDLAREVEL comes from the coding sequence ATGAAAGCCAACAAAAAGTATCGCGCCCCCCTTGATCGGGAATGGCAGCTGCAAGAAGCGAAAAACCGGTTGAGCCAGGTGGTTGACCAGGCGCTGCGCGAAGGTCCCCAGACCATCACCCTGCGGGGCAAGCCGGCGGCCGTCGTCGTCTCTTTCGAGGAATTCCGCGCCATGACTGCACCGCGCACCGGCTTGACGCAGTTTTTCCGCCAATCTCCATTGGGTGATGTTGAACTCAATCTCAGCAGAAGTAGCGACCTCGCCCGCGAGGTGGAATTGTGA
- a CDS encoding PIN domain-containing protein has protein sequence MKYLLDTCLISELVKKEPNPAVMRWLDEQDEQKLFLSVLNVGELQKGISKLADGPKKDELQAWVTLDLVERFVGRILDIDLDTALCWGGLQGAAEQAGDKLPVMDSLIAATAVAHGLVVVTRNVKDMERCGARVCNPWGS, from the coding sequence GTGAAGTACCTGCTGGATACCTGCCTTATCTCAGAATTGGTAAAAAAGGAGCCAAACCCGGCGGTGATGAGATGGCTTGATGAACAGGATGAGCAGAAGCTGTTTCTGAGTGTCCTGAACGTGGGAGAGCTGCAGAAAGGGATCAGCAAGCTAGCCGATGGGCCAAAGAAGGACGAACTTCAGGCATGGGTAACTCTCGATCTCGTCGAGCGGTTTGTCGGGCGGATTCTGGATATCGATCTTGATACGGCGCTTTGCTGGGGTGGACTCCAAGGGGCGGCCGAACAGGCGGGTGACAAGCTACCGGTCATGGATTCGCTCATTGCCGCCACTGCTGTGGCCCATGGGCTGGTTGTGGTGACGCGCAATGTGAAGGATATGGAACGGTGCGGGGCCAGGGTGTGTAACCCGTGGGGGAGTTAA
- a CDS encoding prevent-host-death protein gives MNTIPAQELKRRGIAAVDDLIAAGDVHVIRNNRPEYVVLSEARYAELVADAEEAYLARVKASLEDVKAGRVRKFASADELLQALDLDGE, from the coding sequence ATGAACACCATCCCCGCCCAGGAACTGAAGCGGCGCGGCATTGCCGCGGTGGATGACCTGATCGCCGCGGGCGACGTGCACGTCATCCGCAACAACCGTCCCGAGTATGTGGTTCTTTCCGAGGCACGCTATGCCGAGCTGGTGGCTGATGCCGAAGAGGCCTACCTGGCTCGGGTGAAGGCGTCGCTGGAGGACGTGAAGGCGGGCCGGGTGCGGAAGTTTGCCTCTGCCGACGAGCTGTTACAGGCGCTCGACCTTGACGGAGAGTAA
- a CDS encoding type II toxin-antitoxin system mRNA interferase toxin, RelE/StbE family, protein MFSVTASEQFLRQARKFFKKHPDLKPRFATVFASLAEDPFQPGLGLHPLSGKLSGCHAVRLTYSYRITLTLLITEKEIVLLDIGSHDEVYR, encoded by the coding sequence GTGTTCAGTGTAACCGCCTCTGAACAGTTCCTCCGCCAGGCACGGAAGTTCTTCAAAAAACATCCTGACCTGAAGCCCCGCTTTGCAACGGTTTTCGCGTCTCTTGCGGAGGACCCGTTTCAACCGGGCCTCGGGTTGCATCCGCTTTCCGGCAAGCTATCCGGCTGCCATGCTGTCAGGTTGACCTATTCATACCGCATAACGCTGACCCTGCTGATTACCGAGAAGGAGATCGTGCTGCTCGATATCGGCAGCCATGACGAGGTGTACCGGTAG